One Patescibacteria group bacterium genomic window, ATCAATAGGGACCCAGCTCACGGTAAAGGGTCTCGGGGGCTCGTATGCCTTGCCGGTACTGCGATCGACCAATACATCACACACGGTGATCGAATGCTGTTCGACCTTCATTCTGGGGTAGAGGTATCCCTGATCCCAGGCATACCAAGTGGTAAGGGCAACCATTACCACCACGATAATAATGTTTACGACGTTTCGCATTTTTTATCCTTTCAAATAAGTGATTTACGTTTTTTTCTTTTCCTCACTAATTGATTATTCAAAAGTTGAGGAAAAGAGGCGAGTGAATGGTTCACTCGCCGGTGATCAGCGTAGCCACATAATGGACAGGATCAGACTCAGCAGCCCGATGATGGTAAAGGTGATGATGAGCCAGATTGGGGTCTTGCCCTGTGGATTTTTGGGTAGTTGCGCCAGGATTTTGTGGCGCAACTTTTGTGCAGCGGGGAAGTCGATACTCAGAATTCCAATGCCAGCGAGCAGCACCAGAATGCCCGGACCTGGGCCAATGAGCATCACCAGGCCGGCAATGGTGACCACCAAGCCAGCTAAGATGCGCCCGACTTTCAGCGCTGCAGTCCAGACTCTTTTCACGGTGCCTCCCTGTTGGTTTTCAGTTTAGGTTCCTTTTCCAGAGCACGATACCATATGCTCGTACGCTAGAAAAGAGAGGGGTGGTCCAGCCGGCCACCCCAACAATTATGTTCAAAATGTACTTTGCAAAATTCCTCCTGGTAATTTTTCGCCACGGAGATCTATGCTCCACGACCAGGCCGACACAGTCCTGGGCGGTTACTCGTTATCGTTGCCGTTTGACTCATCCTCTTCCTGTTCACGTCGTACTCGGGAGATTGCGATCGGTATGAGTAGTAGAAGTGGAACAGATCCTAGGGCCAGTGACGGGCTGCCAGAGTATTTATACTTCGGATCGAAGAATAAATCCCCACCATTTGAGCACCCGACCCCCATAAGTAGGGCACTCTCAAGGGAAGTTGAATCAAACCAACTTTCTTTTGAAAGGCCAGTGGTCATTCCAAGGTCAGGAGATGAGTTCATAGGTTCAATTTTCCTGCCTAAGCATGTATGGAACTCAGCAATTGTGATCGCCTTGGTACTCCCGTTGACATGCAGGAGGCCATTTATGAAATCCGCGTGTTCCGAGTAACCGTAGTCTTTCACATATTGGATTGTATCGACGTACACGGTGTCAGGAGTACCGCTATCAATCCTAAATAATGAAATGAACGGAAATGGATCAAGAAAAGGTTGATAGGTTGCCCCGGTGTTCTTTTCGACGATGATGGCACTGTGGTGCCAGAATTTGCCAGTCTCCTCGAATCTGGGATAAAGGTACCCCTGATCCCAGGCGTACCAAACGCCA contains:
- a CDS encoding PGPGW domain-containing protein → MKRVWTAALKVGRILAGLVVTIAGLVMLIGPGPGILVLLAGIGILSIDFPAAQKLRHKILAQLPKNPQGKTPIWLIITFTIIGLLSLILSIMWLR